The proteins below are encoded in one region of Thermococcus peptonophilus:
- a CDS encoding DUF120 domain-containing protein: MKKILMLIELSKRNAIGRPVRITIRELADALNTSPQTVLRLLAELEDDGLIERKTEGKKTYIEILPKGLDFLQDICDKISNALSKGVIVGEVVSGLGEGAYYVKQYEPLIEEYLGFKPYPGTLNVKILFPKTVLDAVCNIRPVIIPGFVKDGRTFGDVKAYPVRIEDIEGAIVVPSRTIHPPRIAEVIAPVNLREKLKLKDGDRIRLEVIQ; encoded by the coding sequence ATGAAGAAAATATTGATGCTCATTGAGTTATCTAAGAGAAACGCGATAGGACGGCCCGTTCGAATTACGATAAGGGAACTTGCCGATGCCCTTAATACATCCCCCCAGACTGTTCTCCGTCTTCTTGCTGAACTTGAGGATGATGGGCTGATAGAGAGAAAGACAGAAGGAAAGAAAACATATATTGAGATTCTCCCAAAAGGCCTCGATTTTCTTCAGGATATCTGCGACAAAATATCAAACGCACTCTCAAAAGGCGTGATAGTGGGCGAAGTTGTATCCGGGCTGGGAGAGGGGGCTTATTATGTAAAGCAGTACGAACCTCTCATTGAGGAGTACCTTGGGTTCAAGCCGTATCCTGGCACTCTGAACGTTAAAATTCTGTTTCCCAAAACCGTGCTTGATGCGGTCTGTAATATTAGACCAGTAATAATTCCCGGCTTCGTCAAAGATGGCAGAACTTTTGGTGATGTTAAAGCCTACCCCGTTAGGATAGAGGACATTGAAGGGGCCATAGTCGTTCCTTCTCGAACGATACACCCACCCAGGATAGCGGAGGTAATTGCACCGGTAAATTTAAGGGAGAAGTTGAAGCTTAAAGATGGGGACAGGATACGACTGGAGGTAATTCAATGA
- a CDS encoding aminotransferase class I/II-fold pyridoxal phosphate-dependent enzyme translates to MLEPVKFSAYHGGARRKEEGLIDFSASLNPYPPKWLNEMFERAKEISDRYPYYEELEDGLSELVGESVTVTAGITEALYLLGILALRRRKVIIPTHTYGEYERVARIFGADVIKGPNDPEGLSQLVEESSVVFFCNPNNPDGRFYREKGLRPLLDAIEDKNALLVLDEAFIDFVERPESPEGENIVKLRTFTKSYGLPGIRIGYVLGFSEAFRSVRMPWAIGSTGVAFLEFLMDDMFQHLRKTMPLIWREKKRIEKALGVKSDANFFIKHVENAKKTVEELKKRGILVRDCTSFGLPEYIRFSVRKPEENEVLIRAFQEIENKTL, encoded by the coding sequence ATGCTTGAGCCCGTGAAGTTCTCGGCATATCACGGTGGAGCAAGGAGAAAGGAAGAAGGCCTGATAGACTTCTCGGCCTCCCTTAATCCCTACCCTCCGAAGTGGCTGAATGAGATGTTCGAGAGGGCCAAGGAGATAAGCGACCGCTATCCCTACTACGAAGAGCTTGAGGACGGCCTGTCAGAACTGGTAGGAGAGTCCGTTACCGTGACGGCCGGAATAACCGAGGCCCTTTACCTCCTAGGAATCCTCGCGCTGAGGAGAAGGAAGGTGATAATCCCAACTCACACCTACGGCGAGTACGAAAGGGTCGCCAGAATCTTCGGGGCAGATGTTATTAAGGGACCGAACGATCCAGAGGGACTCTCCCAGCTCGTTGAGGAAAGTTCCGTCGTCTTCTTCTGCAACCCCAACAACCCGGACGGGAGGTTCTACAGGGAAAAAGGGCTAAGACCCCTCCTGGACGCCATAGAGGACAAGAACGCCTTACTCGTCCTTGACGAGGCCTTCATTGACTTCGTTGAAAGGCCCGAAAGCCCGGAGGGGGAGAACATTGTGAAGCTAAGGACGTTCACCAAGAGCTACGGCCTGCCTGGGATAAGGATCGGCTATGTTCTGGGCTTTAGCGAAGCTTTCAGGAGCGTCAGGATGCCGTGGGCAATAGGCTCGACTGGAGTAGCATTCCTTGAGTTCTTGATGGATGACATGTTCCAACACCTGAGGAAGACAATGCCATTAATCTGGCGGGAAAAGAAACGGATCGAAAAAGCCCTTGGGGTCAAGAGCGATGCGAACTTCTTCATAAAACACGTGGAAAATGCCAAAAAGACTGTTGAGGAGCTGAAGAAGAGGGGAATACTCGTGAGGGACTGCACAAGCTTCGGCCTTCCAGAATACATTAGGTTCTCGGTCAGGAAGCCGGAGGAGAACGAGGTGCTAATTAGAGCATTCCAGGAGATTGAAAACAAAACACTTTAA
- the cobS gene encoding adenosylcobinamide-GDP ribazoletransferase, translated as MRNILPFLTRIPVKGDFEKARSELWAFPLVALVSSALPILILYLKLPLANLLAVLALYWMIGLLHLDGLADWADGIMAKGDREKKIQVMKDVNTGIAGLFAVVMVILLQVYSLQFLPFYALFLAELNSKTAMLFALATKKPLGNGLGAYFMEKINRMQLALGVFLYVLLSSLAFLTDPLSMSGVLGLVFGAYIIRLSLKNFGGINGDCIGAVAEIVRAGSLLIMALAVSFLA; from the coding sequence ATGAGGAACATCCTGCCATTCCTCACAAGAATCCCCGTCAAAGGGGATTTTGAAAAGGCCCGAAGCGAACTGTGGGCCTTTCCACTTGTGGCGCTGGTCAGCTCAGCCCTTCCGATTCTCATCTTGTACCTTAAACTTCCCCTCGCTAATTTACTCGCGGTTCTTGCCCTTTACTGGATGATTGGTTTGCTCCACCTCGATGGTTTAGCGGACTGGGCCGATGGAATAATGGCAAAAGGTGACAGAGAGAAGAAAATTCAGGTTATGAAGGACGTGAACACTGGTATAGCCGGGCTCTTTGCGGTAGTGATGGTTATTCTCCTTCAAGTTTATTCCCTTCAGTTCCTTCCTTTCTACGCCCTCTTCCTAGCCGAGCTGAACTCAAAAACGGCAATGCTGTTTGCTCTGGCAACTAAAAAGCCCCTTGGGAATGGTTTGGGTGCGTATTTCATGGAGAAAATAAATAGGATGCAGCTTGCTCTGGGAGTTTTTCTCTATGTCCTGCTCTCCTCTCTAGCTTTTCTCACTGATCCACTGAGCATGAGTGGGGTTTTGGGACTTGTCTTTGGGGCCTACATAATAAGACTCTCACTAAAGAATTTTGGCGGCATTAATGGGGACTGCATCGGCGCCGTTGCCGAGATTGTGAGGGCTGGAAGTCTCCTTATCATGGCTCTTGCAGTGTCCTTTCTCGCCTGA
- the cobZ gene encoding alpha-ribazole phosphatase CobZ has product MNSQELLKKLESKGVTLEGMLDTAMELYIGEEKEAAREKLRELMLRYLTDINVQALLMAALLLEEGFRVEGDPVNLVADELIGINIAEYIGGKMALFNFFYYDTRKPGILAELPPFLDDAIGGFIAGCMTKVFETGS; this is encoded by the coding sequence ATGAATTCTCAAGAACTCCTCAAAAAGCTCGAATCCAAAGGGGTAACCCTGGAAGGGATGCTCGACACAGCCATGGAGCTCTATATAGGGGAGGAAAAAGAAGCCGCCAGAGAAAAGCTCAGAGAGCTGATGCTCCGCTACCTAACCGATATCAACGTCCAGGCCCTTTTGATGGCCGCCCTGCTTCTCGAAGAGGGTTTCAGAGTTGAAGGTGACCCTGTGAACCTTGTGGCGGATGAACTCATCGGGATAAACATCGCCGAGTACATCGGTGGAAAGATGGCGCTCTTCAACTTCTTCTACTACGATACGAGGAAGCCTGGAATCCTGGCCGAACTTCCGCCGTTCCTTGATGATGCCATCGGCGGGTTTATAGCTGGGTGCATGACAAAAGTTTTTGAAACAGGTTCTTAG
- a CDS encoding radical SAM protein: MTKLGRFMIGTSSHVSGLCHSIVRGEVFTTCSLGCTYCYARWYRGPHGKPKPIFDVLRLVKSFGRLVESGISVTPIRFSTLSEPFQPPAKITLRALKLAYKLNVPVIVNTKLHPSEKHFKVLEDLASRGLLVLQVSILAKKDYPEVKILEPFASPIEDRLKFVEKASEAGIPVVVRIQPLVPGLSDRNVEGFLDEISSAGAKMVIIEFLRIEREAFGLYKRLFSEFTDVYDEEWESYLPRTANEEAPLIQVSLRYKLEKAEIFAKEARKRKLTFATCKEGLFHLHEPKIIDCCGMGFLGVEWTRRPTLWDLYLEAHERGKARAEDLWVRCEEKGLLCGERLKVYPSWLSRGFKAHEKRLKSILKKPELVEKLVPVLKYRDGYYVVNEPEDNK; the protein is encoded by the coding sequence ATGACGAAGCTTGGGCGCTTTATGATAGGCACGAGCAGTCACGTGAGCGGACTGTGCCACAGCATAGTCAGGGGAGAGGTTTTTACGACCTGTTCGCTTGGGTGTACATACTGCTATGCCAGATGGTACAGGGGGCCTCACGGAAAGCCAAAGCCCATCTTTGATGTGCTCAGACTCGTCAAATCCTTTGGAAGACTCGTTGAAAGCGGCATCTCGGTGACACCCATCCGGTTTTCAACTCTGAGTGAACCCTTCCAGCCTCCTGCGAAGATAACTCTTAGGGCCCTAAAGCTGGCCTACAAACTCAACGTGCCGGTCATCGTAAATACCAAACTTCATCCCTCTGAGAAGCACTTCAAAGTGCTTGAAGACCTCGCTTCCAGGGGCCTTCTGGTTCTCCAGGTAAGCATACTGGCCAAAAAAGACTATCCAGAGGTCAAAATTCTCGAACCCTTTGCCAGTCCAATAGAGGACAGATTGAAGTTCGTGGAAAAAGCGAGCGAAGCCGGAATCCCAGTTGTGGTGAGGATTCAGCCCCTCGTCCCGGGCTTGAGCGATAGAAACGTGGAAGGGTTTCTCGACGAAATCTCAAGTGCTGGCGCAAAGATGGTTATAATCGAGTTCCTGCGCATTGAAAGGGAGGCCTTTGGACTCTACAAGCGGCTCTTTTCGGAGTTCACCGATGTCTACGATGAGGAGTGGGAGTCTTATCTCCCGAGAACGGCAAACGAAGAAGCTCCATTGATTCAGGTTTCCCTCAGATATAAACTCGAAAAAGCGGAGATCTTTGCGAAAGAGGCAAGAAAAAGAAAACTTACCTTTGCAACGTGTAAAGAAGGCCTGTTCCACCTTCACGAGCCTAAAATCATTGACTGCTGTGGAATGGGATTTTTGGGAGTTGAATGGACAAGGAGGCCAACTCTCTGGGATCTCTACTTGGAAGCCCACGAGAGAGGAAAGGCACGAGCAGAGGATTTGTGGGTTAGATGTGAGGAAAAAGGGCTTTTATGCGGTGAGCGCTTGAAGGTGTACCCTTCATGGCTATCGAGGGGATTCAAGGCCCACGAGAAACGGTTAAAGAGCATACTGAAGAAGCCTGAGCTCGTAGAGAAGCTTGTGCCGGTTTTAAAGTATCGCGATGGGTATTACGTGGTTAATGAACCGGAGGATAATAAATAG
- a CDS encoding class I SAM-dependent methyltransferase — protein sequence MHELYTILAEYYDAIYQRRVERVKEEIDFVEEIFREDAEREIKRVLDLACGTGIPTLELARRGYEVIGLDLHEEMLRVARRKAEAQGLNVKFIQGNALDISFDEEFDAVTMFFSSIMYFDDSAIQELFNSVRQALKPGGIFIADFPCWFYGGNDGPIVWDERRGDERLVITDWREVEPAFQKLRFKRLVQIIRPNGETKAFFVDDELNIYTPREMRLLATRHFHEVKIYGNLRRSLAPNDRRYWLVAVK from the coding sequence GTGCACGAGCTCTACACCATCCTCGCCGAGTACTACGACGCGATCTACCAGAGGAGGGTCGAGAGGGTTAAGGAGGAGATAGACTTCGTGGAGGAGATCTTTAGAGAGGACGCGGAGAGGGAAATTAAACGGGTTCTCGACCTCGCCTGTGGCACAGGCATTCCTACCCTTGAGCTGGCCCGGAGGGGCTACGAAGTCATTGGTCTTGACCTGCATGAAGAGATGCTGAGGGTTGCGAGGCGGAAGGCGGAGGCTCAAGGGCTGAACGTCAAGTTCATTCAGGGCAATGCCCTCGATATAAGCTTTGATGAGGAGTTCGACGCTGTTACGATGTTCTTCTCCTCAATCATGTATTTCGATGATTCTGCAATTCAGGAATTATTTAATTCTGTAAGGCAGGCGCTGAAGCCAGGAGGGATCTTCATAGCTGACTTCCCATGCTGGTTCTACGGCGGGAACGATGGCCCGATAGTGTGGGACGAAAGGAGAGGAGATGAAAGGCTCGTGATAACCGACTGGCGGGAGGTTGAGCCGGCATTTCAAAAGCTCCGCTTTAAGAGGCTCGTGCAAATAATCAGGCCGAACGGAGAGACAAAAGCGTTTTTCGTTGATGACGAACTCAATATCTACACGCCGAGAGAGATGAGACTTCTGGCAACGCGGCACTTCCATGAGGTCAAAATCTACGGGAACCTGAGGAGGAGCCTCGCCCCCAATGATAGGAGGTACTGGCTGGTGGCCGTGAAGTGA
- a CDS encoding PAB0415 family putative ATP pyrophosphatase, protein MGRGVAFFSGGKDGLYALYLAEREGIDVPYLLTLKTSIGLSPHWENFEALKVLADAVGKELLTFDMKEGSDALAEFIGSLGVDYLIAGDVYLEDHLGWVKLLAEKARVKSLEPLWGRNTRELAEEMLGADFEWAIIAVDREKLGREWLGYIFRSVDDLEDFLSANPHVDPVGEAGEFHTVVLEAPFFEERFGLEVKSVEESERYWWMKFRLVRK, encoded by the coding sequence ATGGGTAGGGGAGTCGCGTTCTTTTCAGGCGGCAAAGACGGACTTTACGCTCTCTACCTTGCAGAGAGAGAAGGAATAGATGTGCCGTATCTCCTAACTCTCAAAACGAGCATAGGCCTCTCGCCCCACTGGGAGAACTTTGAGGCGTTAAAAGTGCTGGCGGATGCAGTGGGGAAGGAGTTGCTGACCTTTGACATGAAGGAGGGGAGCGATGCACTGGCGGAGTTCATAGGATCACTCGGCGTAGACTATCTCATCGCGGGTGATGTTTACCTCGAAGACCACCTGGGGTGGGTAAAGCTCCTTGCCGAGAAAGCTAGAGTTAAAAGCCTAGAGCCCCTCTGGGGAAGGAACACGAGAGAGCTTGCCGAAGAGATGCTGGGGGCTGACTTTGAGTGGGCTATAATTGCCGTGGACAGAGAAAAGCTTGGAAGGGAATGGCTCGGCTACATCTTCCGCTCGGTTGATGATCTGGAAGATTTTCTCAGCGCCAACCCTCACGTTGACCCAGTTGGGGAGGCCGGTGAGTTTCACACTGTCGTCTTGGAAGCTCCCTTCTTTGAAGAAAGGTTTGGCCTCGAAGTGAAGTCCGTTGAAGAGAGCGAGAGGTACTGGTGGATGAAGTTCAGGCTGGTGAGAAAATGA
- the cbiB gene encoding adenosylcobinamide-phosphate synthase CbiB has protein sequence MGTLVLFLLAFTWDLALGEPPAVVHPVVWFGKMAGFLDSRYERRSPVIDFTAGLITALTVIFLAFLLSILPFYTHFPLNYLLAVYLLKSSFAIRSLHEHVSRTVTNDLEEKRRAVSMIVSRDTKILDEAHLNSAAIESLAENLNDSVIAPLFYFLLFGLPGAVVYRAVNTLDAMLGYRNERYEFFGKFSARLDDVLNFIPARLTVLLYLPLGRKKVLEYYKLARFKINSDKPIAVMSAVLRVWLEKPGVYSFPGGEPKNEDIKQALKVYWTVVAEWTLIITILLGLGVCPCLSP, from the coding sequence ATGGGCACTTTAGTCCTTTTCCTGCTGGCCTTCACATGGGATTTGGCACTCGGAGAGCCTCCTGCGGTAGTTCACCCAGTAGTCTGGTTCGGAAAGATGGCCGGTTTTCTTGACTCCAGATATGAAAGGCGCTCTCCAGTCATTGATTTTACAGCCGGCCTAATCACAGCGCTAACGGTGATTTTCTTAGCTTTTCTGCTTTCAATACTGCCGTTTTACACGCATTTTCCTCTCAACTATCTTCTTGCTGTTTACCTCCTCAAGAGCTCTTTTGCCATAAGGAGCCTCCACGAGCATGTTTCGAGGACGGTAACTAACGATCTCGAGGAGAAGAGAAGGGCAGTCTCAATGATAGTGAGCAGGGACACCAAAATCCTTGACGAGGCCCATCTAAATTCCGCCGCGATAGAGAGCCTAGCGGAGAACCTGAACGATTCTGTCATTGCTCCACTCTTTTATTTTCTCCTCTTTGGACTCCCCGGGGCGGTTGTTTATCGCGCCGTGAACACTCTCGATGCGATGCTCGGCTATAGAAACGAGCGTTACGAGTTCTTTGGCAAGTTTTCGGCGAGGCTCGACGACGTTCTCAACTTCATTCCGGCCCGTCTAACGGTTCTCCTCTACCTTCCGCTGGGTAGAAAGAAAGTTTTGGAGTACTACAAGCTAGCAAGGTTCAAGATAAACTCCGACAAGCCTATAGCTGTGATGAGTGCGGTTCTTAGAGTCTGGCTCGAAAAGCCTGGTGTTTACAGCTTCCCAGGTGGAGAGCCAAAAAACGAGGACATAAAACAAGCTTTGAAAGTTTACTGGACCGTAGTTGCAGAATGGACGTTAATAATTACTATACTGCTGGGGTTGGGGGTGTGTCCATGCTTGAGCCCGTGA
- a CDS encoding valine--tRNA ligase produces the protein MLPKNYDPNEIEPKWQKFWLDEKIYKYELDEKRPSYAIDTPPPFTSGTLHLGHVLSHTWIDIIARYKRMTGYNVLFPQGFDNHGLPTELKVEKEFGISKDQPELFLKKCIEWTWQAIEAMRNQFIRIGYSADWDLEYHTMDDWYKAAVQKSLIEFYKKGLLYQAEHPVYWCPRCRTSLAKAEVGYVEEEGFLYYIKLPLADGSGYVPIATTRPELMPACVAVFVHPDDERYKDVVGKKVKLPIFEREVPVLADEDVDPSFGTGAVYNCTYGDEQDVVWQKRYNLPVIIAINEDGTMNENAGPYAGLKTEEARKKIAEDLEKMGLLYKKEKIKHRVLRHTERSSCMAPIELLPKKQWFIKVKDFTDEIVKVAEGINWYPSDMFLRLKDWAESMDWDWVISRQRVFGTPIPFWVCDNGEIILPNEEDLPVDPRFDKPPRKCSDGSEPKPVTDVLDCWVDSSITPLIITKWHEAIKGDEKAKKWFEHNFPTALRPQGTDIIRTWAFYTIFRTWVLTGQKPWHDILINGMVAGPDGRKMSKSYGNVVAPDEVIPKYGADALRLWTALAPPGEDHPFKWETVDYNYRFLQKVWNIYRFAERHLEGFDPSNAPEELEPLDRWILSRLHRLIKFATEEMEKYRFNLLTRELITFVWHEVADDYIEMIKYRLYGDDEESKLKAKAALYELLYNVMLLLAPFVPHITEELYQNLFRDRIGVKSVHLLEWPKYDEARIDEEAEKLGELAREIIGAMRRYKNSHGLSLNAKLKHVAIYATDSYEKLKTIEKDIAGTMNIEKLEIIKGEPELEERIIEIKPNFKSVGPKYGKLVPKIIAYLKENAEEVAKALKESGKVEFGVDGQKVELSKDDIVLRKAVFSEGEEVETAVVGDAVVLFF, from the coding sequence ATGCTCCCCAAAAACTACGACCCCAACGAGATTGAGCCCAAGTGGCAGAAGTTCTGGCTCGATGAGAAGATATATAAGTACGAACTGGACGAAAAGAGGCCGAGCTACGCGATTGATACACCCCCACCGTTCACGAGCGGGACACTCCATCTCGGCCACGTTCTCAGCCACACCTGGATCGACATTATAGCTAGGTATAAGAGGATGACCGGCTACAACGTGCTCTTTCCCCAGGGATTCGACAACCACGGACTCCCGACCGAGCTGAAAGTCGAGAAGGAGTTCGGAATAAGCAAGGACCAGCCCGAGCTCTTCCTTAAGAAGTGCATCGAGTGGACCTGGCAGGCCATCGAAGCTATGAGGAACCAGTTCATAAGGATAGGCTATTCCGCCGACTGGGATCTCGAATATCACACTATGGACGACTGGTATAAGGCAGCTGTCCAGAAGTCCCTCATCGAGTTCTACAAGAAGGGGTTGCTCTACCAGGCGGAGCATCCGGTTTACTGGTGCCCGAGATGTAGGACGAGCTTAGCTAAGGCTGAAGTTGGCTACGTTGAAGAGGAGGGCTTCCTCTACTATATCAAGCTTCCACTGGCGGACGGCTCCGGCTACGTTCCAATAGCCACCACCAGACCTGAGCTCATGCCCGCTTGTGTTGCCGTCTTCGTTCACCCAGATGATGAACGCTACAAGGACGTTGTCGGCAAGAAGGTTAAGCTCCCGATATTCGAGAGGGAAGTTCCCGTTCTGGCCGACGAGGACGTTGACCCGAGCTTTGGAACGGGAGCGGTCTACAACTGTACCTACGGCGACGAGCAGGACGTAGTCTGGCAGAAGCGCTACAACCTTCCGGTTATCATTGCCATCAACGAGGACGGAACCATGAACGAGAACGCCGGGCCCTACGCCGGCCTCAAGACAGAGGAAGCCAGAAAGAAGATAGCCGAAGACCTTGAAAAGATGGGCCTCCTCTACAAGAAGGAGAAGATAAAGCACAGGGTTCTCCGCCACACCGAGAGGAGCTCCTGTATGGCCCCCATCGAGCTCCTGCCGAAGAAGCAGTGGTTCATCAAGGTTAAGGACTTCACGGATGAAATAGTTAAAGTTGCCGAGGGGATCAACTGGTATCCGAGCGACATGTTCCTCCGCCTGAAGGACTGGGCGGAGTCGATGGACTGGGACTGGGTCATCAGCAGGCAGAGAGTCTTTGGAACGCCGATACCCTTCTGGGTCTGCGATAACGGCGAGATAATCCTGCCGAACGAGGAAGACTTACCCGTTGATCCGCGCTTCGACAAGCCCCCGAGGAAGTGTTCCGACGGGAGCGAGCCAAAGCCAGTAACTGACGTCCTCGACTGCTGGGTCGATTCAAGTATAACTCCGCTCATAATCACGAAATGGCACGAGGCCATCAAGGGCGACGAAAAGGCCAAGAAGTGGTTCGAGCACAACTTCCCCACCGCTCTAAGGCCGCAGGGGACCGACATCATAAGAACGTGGGCATTCTACACAATATTCAGGACGTGGGTTCTTACCGGCCAGAAACCCTGGCACGACATCCTCATCAACGGTATGGTCGCTGGACCTGACGGAAGGAAGATGAGCAAGAGCTATGGTAACGTTGTTGCTCCGGACGAGGTCATTCCGAAGTACGGCGCCGATGCCCTCAGGCTCTGGACGGCTTTAGCGCCGCCAGGAGAGGACCATCCGTTCAAGTGGGAGACAGTCGACTACAACTACCGCTTCCTCCAGAAGGTCTGGAACATCTACCGCTTCGCCGAGAGGCACCTTGAGGGCTTTGATCCTTCAAACGCCCCGGAGGAGCTTGAGCCGCTCGACCGCTGGATACTCAGCAGACTTCACAGGCTCATCAAGTTCGCGACGGAGGAGATGGAGAAGTACCGCTTCAACCTGCTTACAAGAGAGCTGATAACCTTCGTCTGGCATGAAGTGGCCGATGACTACATCGAGATGATCAAGTACCGGCTCTACGGCGACGACGAGGAGAGCAAGCTGAAGGCCAAGGCGGCCCTCTACGAACTGCTTTACAACGTGATGCTTCTACTGGCTCCGTTCGTGCCTCACATTACCGAGGAGCTCTACCAGAACCTCTTCCGCGATAGGATTGGAGTGAAGAGCGTCCACCTTCTCGAGTGGCCGAAGTACGACGAGGCCAGGATAGATGAGGAGGCTGAAAAGCTCGGAGAGCTCGCTCGCGAGATAATAGGTGCCATGAGACGCTACAAGAACAGCCACGGCCTCTCGCTCAACGCCAAGCTCAAGCACGTCGCTATCTACGCCACCGATTCCTATGAGAAGCTCAAGACGATCGAGAAGGACATAGCTGGAACTATGAACATCGAGAAGCTTGAGATAATCAAGGGCGAGCCCGAGCTTGAAGAGAGGATCATCGAGATAAAGCCAAACTTCAAGAGCGTTGGGCCGAAGTATGGCAAGCTCGTGCCAAAGATCATCGCCTACCTCAAGGAGAACGCGGAGGAGGTGGCAAAGGCCCTCAAGGAGAGCGGAAAGGTCGAGTTCGGGGTCGACGGTCAGAAGGTCGAGCTGAGCAAGGACGATATCGTGCTCAGGAAGGCCGTCTTCAGCGAGGGAGAAGAGGTCGAGACGGCGGTCGTCGGGGACGCCGTCGTTCTGTTCTTCTGA
- a CDS encoding uracil-DNA glycosylase family protein, with the protein MLLELKRLRKVGEVYLNPRNLKTAPPLIRDWRDFLSLDEKTYGVYARTIYNPSERFLVIEKQDISVGKGLMELYQELLENPTYFCGEENYRYQLQVREFKGLPLANGWPGSGVVLVGEAPGRRGCGKTGICFYRDASGMLLRKVLFALGVNPDFVYITNVVKCNPPGNRLRGVPEGALEFLAEELEILRPKALFAVGRTAERALGELGFDAVYIRHPAWYVRRGVREPNEEILKEYRVITGAFGEWAL; encoded by the coding sequence ATGCTCCTAGAACTCAAAAGGCTCAGGAAGGTTGGAGAGGTTTATCTCAACCCAAGGAATCTGAAGACTGCTCCCCCGCTTATCCGGGACTGGAGGGACTTCCTATCGCTTGACGAGAAAACCTACGGAGTTTACGCAAGGACGATCTACAACCCCTCCGAGAGATTTCTTGTGATCGAGAAACAGGATATTAGCGTGGGAAAAGGGCTCATGGAACTCTACCAGGAACTTTTGGAAAACCCCACATATTTCTGCGGCGAAGAGAACTACCGCTATCAGCTCCAGGTTAGGGAGTTTAAAGGACTGCCCCTTGCCAACGGCTGGCCCGGTTCGGGAGTAGTGCTCGTGGGGGAAGCCCCCGGGAGAAGGGGTTGCGGAAAGACCGGGATATGCTTCTACCGGGACGCTTCAGGGATGCTCCTCAGGAAAGTTCTGTTCGCGCTTGGAGTGAACCCCGACTTCGTTTACATAACCAACGTCGTCAAGTGCAATCCGCCCGGGAACAGGCTGAGAGGTGTCCCAGAGGGCGCGCTGGAGTTTCTTGCTGAAGAGCTGGAGATTTTGAGACCAAAAGCCCTCTTTGCTGTTGGTAGAACTGCGGAGAGGGCCTTGGGTGAGCTCGGCTTTGATGCGGTTTACATCCGCCATCCTGCGTGGTACGTGAGGAGGGGCGTTAGGGAACCAAACGAGGAAATCCTCAAGGAATACCGCGTAATAACGGGGGCATTTGGGGAATGGGCACTTTAG